A single region of the Salvia miltiorrhiza cultivar Shanhuang (shh) chromosome 8, IMPLAD_Smil_shh, whole genome shotgun sequence genome encodes:
- the LOC130997346 gene encoding exportin-2 yields the protein MAMEWNAETLQFLSQCFINTLSPLPEPRRRAEAALAEAADRANYGLAVLRLVAEPAVDEQIRQSAAVNFKNHLKARWAQNPDDPDRIVMPDTEKEQIKGLIVRLMVTATPKIQAQLSEALTVIGNHDFPKQWRALLPELVVTLDELSQANDYVSVNGILATVDSLLKKFRYEYKTNDLLLDLKYCLDNFARPLLEVFQRTARYLDHAVGSGAANAVVLKGYIESQTLCCWIFYSFNYMDLPEFFEDHMNEWMVEFNKYLTVKYSALEDSGSDGLAVVDDLRAVVCENISLYMKRDEETFQGYLGGFVEAVWGLLVAASNSSSRESLTVTAIKFLTTVSTSVHHILFAREDILQQICQSIVIPNVMLRDEDEELFEMNYIEFIRRDMEGSDLETRRRIACELLKGIALNYKERVAEKASAQIQSLLASFSQNPAANWKHKDCAIYLVVSLATKKASGTSISTDLVDVESFFGSVIVPELRSQDVNGFPMLKAGALKFFTMFRNQIPKGVAVSLLPDVVRFLVSESNVVHSYAASCIEKLLLVKDEGGRARYSAEDISPFLLALMTNLFGALQRPESEENHYVMKCIVRVLGVANISHEVAVPCINGLATVLNRVCENPKNPDFNHHLFDSVALLIRRACEQDPSIISAFETRLLPILQVILSRDITEFFPYAFQLLAQLVDFNRSPLPGNYMDIFAILLLQDSWKKSANVPSLVRLLQAFLRKAPHELNQQGRLSNILGIFENLVSSRSTAEQGFYVLNTVIENLGYDVVSAYISHIWFTLFQRLQNNKTTKIVKSLIIFMSLFLVKHGPEKLVGSMNAVQPDVFIQILEKVWIPDLKSITGPQELKLTSVASTRILCEYLSPSHSERWGKFLDSIVTLISRPEEDRVDEEPEDPDFSETIGSNAARFLLRNAGRKDEDPLPDIKDPKQFLVASLANLSARSPGTLPRIIAGNLDPANQTALLQLCSSYNLTIV from the coding sequence ATGGCAATGGAGTGGAACGCCGAAACCCTACAATTCCTGTCCCAGTGTTTCATCAACACGCTGTCGCCGCTCCCTGAGCCCCGCCGCCGCGCGGAAGCAGCATTGGCAGAGGCCGCCGATCGGGCCAACTATGGGCTGGCGGTTCTCCGGCTGGTCGCGGAGCCTGCTGTAGATGAGCAGATCCGCCAATCCGCCGCTGTTAACTTCAAGAACCACCTCAAAGCTCGCTGGGCGCAGAATCCCGATGACCCGGACCGGATTGTTATGCCGGACACTGAGAAGGAGCAAATTAAAGGTTTGATTGTTAGGCTGATGGTTACTGCGACGCCGAAAATTCAAGCTCAGCTTAGTGAAGCTTTGACTGTCATCGGGAACCATGATTTCCCAAAACAATGGCGGGCTTTGTTGCCTGAGTTAGTTGTGACTTTGGATGAATTGAGTCAGGCAAATGATTATGTTTCAGTGAATGGGATTTTAGCTACGGTTGATTCGTTGCTGAAGAAGTTTAGATACGAGTATAAGACAAATGATCTCTTACTTGATCTGAAGTATTGTCTTGATAACTTTGCCCGGCCACTGTTAGAAGTGTTTCAGCGGACTGCACGGTATCTAGACCATGCTGTGGGTTCTGGGGCTGCAAATGCTGTCGTTCTGAAGGGTTATATAGAGTCACAGACGTTATGTTGTTGGATCTTTTATTCATTCAATTATATGGATTTGCCGGAGTTTTTTGAGGATCATATGAATGAATGGATGGTTGAGTTCAATAAATATTTGACAGTAAAATATTCTGCCTTAGAAGATAGTGGAAGTGATGGGCTTGCTGTAGTTGATGACTTGAGAGCTGTGGTTTGTGAGAATATTAGCCTGTATATGAAGAGAGATGAGGAAACATTTCAGGGGTATTTGGGTGGGTTTGTGGAGGCTGTGTGGGGACTCTTAGTGGCTGCGTCTAATTCTTCTAGTCGGGAGAGTCTCACCGTGACTGCTATTAAGTTTTTGACTACGGTTAGTACAAGTGTTCATCATATTTTGTTTGCAAGGGAGGATATTTTGCAGCAGATTTGTCAGAGTATAGTGATTCCTAATGTGATGCTAAGGGATGAGGACGAGGAGCTTTTTGAGATGAATTACATTGAGTTCATTAGAAGAGATATGGAAGGCAGTGACTTGGAAACTAGGAGGAGGATTGCTTGCGAACTCCTCAAGGGAATTGCTTTAAACTATAAGGAGAGGGTGGCCGAAAAGGCTTCTGCTCAGATACAGAGTCTCCTAGCCTCATTTTCACAGAATCCGGCCGCTAACTGGAAGCACAAAGATTGTGCTATTTATTTGGTTGTGTCCCTTGCCACAAAGAAAGCCAGTGGCACCTCAATTTCCACTGACCTTGTTGACGTTGAGAGCTTCTTTGGGTCTGTAATTGTGCCAGAGCTGCGAAGTCAAGATGTTAATGGATTTCCGATGTTGAAAGCTGGTGCATTAAAGTTCTTCACAATGTTCAGGAATCAGATCCCCAAAGGTGTTGCTGTCTCACTGCTACCCGATGTTGTCCGCTTCCTGGTCTCTGAGTCAAATGTCGTTCATTCATATGCAGCCAGCTGCATTGAGAAGCTTCTTCTAGTCAAGGATGAGGGAGGGAGGGCTAGATATTCAGCTGAAGATATCAGCCCATTTCTGCTAgcattaatgaccaatcttttTGGTGCCTTACAAAGGCCAGAATCTGAGGAGAACCATTATGTGATGAAGTGCATCGTGAGGGTTCTTGGAGTTGCTAATATTTCACATGAGGTTGCGGTACCTTGCATCAATGGTCTGGCAACTGTTCTAAACAGAGTTTGTGAAAACCCAAAGAACCCCGACTTTAATCATCATCTGTTTGATTCGGTGGCTCTTTTAATCAGGAGGGCTTGTGAGCAAGACCCATCTATTATTTCAGCTTTTGAAACAAGGTTACTGCCCATCCTACAGGTGATCTTATCGAGAGATATTACTGAGTTCTTTCCTTATGCATTCCAGCTGCTAGCTCAGCTTGTGGACTTCAATCGATCTCCTTTACCAGGGAATTATATGGATATATTTGCAATACTCCTTCTTCAAGATTCTTGGAAAAAGTCTGCAAATGTACCTTCTCTTGTCCGCTTGCTTCAGGCCTTCCTTAGGAAGGCTCCACATGAACTAAATCAGCAGGGGCGTTTATCCAATATCCTTGGAATATTTGAAAATTTAGTCTCATCACGGAGTACTGCTGAACAAGGATTTTATGTGCTCAATACTGTGATTGAAAATCTTGGTTATGATGTTGTCTCTGCCTACATTAGCCATATATGGTTTACCCTGTTTCAGCGGctgcaaaacaacaaaacaacaaaGATTGTCAAGTCTCTTATAATATTTATGTCACTTTTCCTGGTGAAACATGGTCCTGAGAAACTTGTTGGTTCGATGAATGCTGTGCAGCCTGATGTTTTTATCCAAATTTTGGAGAAAGTTTGGATACCCGACCTCAAGTCAATCACAGGTCCCCAGGAGCTGAAGTTAACTTCAGTAGCTTCAACTAGGATCTTATGTGAGTATCTGTCACCATCACATTCAGAACGTTGGGGAAAATTTCTTGACAGCATTGTTACACTCATTTCACGACCAGAGGAGGACAGAGTGGATGAGGAGCCTGAGGATCCAGATTTTAGTGAAACTATTGGTTCTAATGCTGCACGTTTCCTGTTGCGCAATGCTGGGAGGAAAGATGAGGACCCTCTGCCGGACATCAAAGATCCAAAGCAATTTTTGGTTGCATCTTTAGCAAATCTTTCTGCTCGTTCCCCTGGAACTTTGCCTCGGATCATCGCTGGAAATCTTGATCCAGCTAATCAAACTGCTTTACTTCAACTTTGCAGCTCCTACAATCTCACCATAGTTTGA